The genomic window TAATTTGTACCTCCCACAAGTATCTTTCCATCAGATTGTAATGCAATAGACAATATTTCATAATATTCACCCTCTCTAATATAATTGAAAGAATAATCAATACTTCCATCAGGATTTAAACGAACTATTTGTTTGATGTTGGAGTTTCCGTTATAGCTAGAAAATTTTCCAGCCATAATTATTTTTCCATCAGATTGAATTAGTATACATTTTACTTCGTCATCAAATCCAGGAATTGTTCCGAAATTGTGTTCAATTTCAGTTGGATTTTGAGCGGATATTGAAAAGAATTGTAAAAAGAAAAGTAAAAAAAGTAGAGTTTTTTTCATAGATATAAATTTGGGTTAAATATATAATTATTTTCTTTCAAGTTGTATAAAAGCAAAACTCCCAAACTACAATTTATAATTTGGGAGTTTTTTTATTTTTAAGACTTATTTCAAAATCACTTTTTTAGTTATGCTTTTAAAATCATCATTGGATATTTTTACAAAATAAACACCTCTGGATTGGTTGGCTAAATTTATTTCTGTCAATTCTGAAGTTGTTTTTTGCTGATGAATAACACTTCCTGAAGAAGATATTATCGAGATAGTAGATTTCCCAGGCGCACTAACTGTGATTCGATCAGCGCTCGGATTTGGAAAAAGCGTAACAGTAGATTTTTCAATATCAAAATTTTCATTGGACAAAGTAGCAGTTGGAGGCAGATAAAAATTACCAGTTAGTAAAAAGGAGTATAATGTTTTTAGGGTATGATTGAAATAGCTGTTTGGTTCGTTGAGGTTTTTTAAATCGGTATAAGAAGCATCTAAATGCGCTTGATTTTCTCCCGCCATTGCAGCACAGGCAAACGCGCCGACAAAAGTAGCATTGTGCCATTGACCGTTTACGGTTCCGTTTTGATTGTATCCATCTTTAATATTTGCCGAACCTCCAAGGTTAACACGAACAAAATCAGATGATTTCTTAGCATACGTTTTAGCATCGGCATTTCCGTACCATAAATAATCTACCGCGATACGCCAAGGTGTTCTTGCAGCATCATATGTATAGCTTTTTCCGCCGTTATTGTATCCACCAGCTTGCGATGAATAAGCTCCGGAAGCTTCACACCAGTCCGAAACTAACCCGCCTACGGCATTGTTTACAGTAAGATTATTGTTGATAACCGTGTAAGATTTCGCAGCAACCTGATTCCAAAAAGTGATATCGTTTGTAAAAACGCCAAAAGCCCTGTAATAAGCAGGCGAGAAGTAAGAAGGATTTGTGATTTGGCTGCCGCCGAATTGATCTCCAGGTTTTAAAACATAAGTATTGGCTTCCACTTCATAATTTTTAATAGCAGAAATTAAAGCAGTCGCATCGGTTTTGTAGTTAATGTTTCCAGTGCTTCCCCATTGATAATCGGCAACTATAAGGGCAAATGCAGCATCAAGCTCGGCATCTGTAGCTCCGTTTTGACCAATGGTTTCAGAACAGCCATTAATTTTCCAGTTCATTACCTTGTTGCCGTTTACATTGTCTTTGTAATACAACCAAAGTCCATCAAAAAGGTCTTTGTCTGCCTTATAAGCAGATAAGAGCATTCCGTAACCAATTCCTTCAGAAACGGTTTGAGAAGAAGGATCAAATTTCACTCTGTATCTTCCATTAGAACAAGTTTCTACAAAATTGGTTTTCCAAAGATCATAATTGTTTTGGGCATCCAGACTGTTTTTTGTTGATGCCATCAGACCATGATCAAATTTAATATTTGCGGGAAATGATTGCTTTTGTGCATTACTTTCGAGGCACCAAAAAGCAACAGTAATCAGAAGTAGGTTTTTCATAATTATTGTTTAATAGATTTAGGGACTCTAAAAGTAAGATTTTTTAGATATAAAAAAAATCCCAGACTATAATTTGTAAATTATAGTCTGGGATTCATTAAAAGTTGAAGGTTACTATTTTGTTTCTTCTTCTTGTTTTTTAGCAGCAGGTTGATCGTCTTTAGCAGCGTTTTTAAATTCCTTAATTCCACTTCCTAAACCTTTCATTAATTCTGGAATTTTTTTACCTCCAAAAAGTAATATCACAATACCTACTATAACAAGGATTTCTGTAAGACCTAATCTTCCCATGACTGTATATTT from Flavobacterium fluviale includes these protein-coding regions:
- a CDS encoding glycosyl hydrolase family 8, which translates into the protein MKNLLLITVAFWCLESNAQKQSFPANIKFDHGLMASTKNSLDAQNNYDLWKTNFVETCSNGRYRVKFDPSSQTVSEGIGYGMLLSAYKADKDLFDGLWLYYKDNVNGNKVMNWKINGCSETIGQNGATDAELDAAFALIVADYQWGSTGNINYKTDATALISAIKNYEVEANTYVLKPGDQFGGSQITNPSYFSPAYYRAFGVFTNDITFWNQVAAKSYTVINNNLTVNNAVGGLVSDWCEASGAYSSQAGGYNNGGKSYTYDAARTPWRIAVDYLWYGNADAKTYAKKSSDFVRVNLGGSANIKDGYNQNGTVNGQWHNATFVGAFACAAMAGENQAHLDASYTDLKNLNEPNSYFNHTLKTLYSFLLTGNFYLPPTATLSNENFDIEKSTVTLFPNPSADRITVSAPGKSTISIISSSGSVIHQQKTTSELTEINLANQSRGVYFVKISNDDFKSITKKVILK
- a CDS encoding Sec-independent protein translocase subunit TatA/TatB — translated: MGRLGLTEILVIVGIVILLFGGKKIPELMKGLGSGIKEFKNAAKDDQPAAKKQEEETK